One Maribacter cobaltidurans genomic window carries:
- a CDS encoding carboxypeptidase-like regulatory domain-containing protein: protein MKTYSKHIIFFALLFTISFGFGQETRLMLNGTVKSLNTEVEGVHILNLTSKRGTITDSYGRFSIGVISKDTLLFSSVQLKHKYLVVTEDILSSNHLRIDLEELINELKEVVVRPYNLTGILDKDISALRLSKNVDASSLGLPNADVRVLSQYERKLFEADNGKFVNLYGHYFGLGISINLHKILNRASGRTKKLKKLVEQNEQTIKLEEFEYLFNDSLRLQELKIPFSKKEQFFVYCLADSNFVDLIEAEDHLGILELIKKKSKIFISENRRQPF, encoded by the coding sequence ATGAAAACCTATAGTAAACATATAATTTTTTTTGCTTTACTCTTCACAATCTCTTTCGGATTTGGTCAAGAGACTCGACTTATGTTAAATGGCACGGTCAAAAGCCTTAACACTGAGGTTGAAGGCGTACACATTCTAAACCTTACTAGCAAGAGAGGGACCATAACCGATTCGTATGGACGTTTTTCTATAGGTGTCATATCAAAGGATACACTATTATTTTCATCTGTTCAACTAAAGCATAAATATCTGGTTGTAACAGAGGATATTTTATCCTCCAACCATTTGAGGATAGATTTAGAGGAACTTATCAACGAATTGAAAGAAGTGGTTGTAAGACCATATAATCTGACTGGAATCTTGGACAAGGACATTTCAGCATTAAGGTTATCAAAAAATGTTGATGCTTCTTCTTTGGGGCTTCCCAATGCCGATGTGAGGGTCCTTTCCCAATATGAACGAAAACTGTTTGAAGCTGATAATGGAAAGTTTGTTAATTTGTATGGACACTACTTTGGATTGGGAATTAGCATCAATCTGCATAAAATTCTAAATAGAGCATCGGGGAGAACCAAAAAGCTAAAAAAATTGGTAGAACAAAATGAACAAACTATTAAATTAGAGGAGTTTGAGTATTTGTTCAACGATTCCCTTCGATTGCAGGAATTAAAAATCCCCTTTTCAAAAAAAGAACAATTTTTCGTTTATTGTCTCGCTGATTCCAATTTTGTTGATCTCATAGAAGCCGAAGACCACTTGGGAATATTAGAGCTTATTAAGAAGAAAAGCAAAATATTTATATCAGAAAACCGACGCCAACCTTTTTGA
- a CDS encoding carboxypeptidase-like regulatory domain-containing protein, which translates to MKKIYFIVFFLGSIHLHSQIVLDSMTREPIQFAHITDEKGQGTTTNEVGKFSIDYFVESNNIEFSHLAYRKKNIKKNNLSKKDTIWLSPYIISLEEVFVRGETAKDIIIKAIKSIPQNIISNPFNLYGFYRESVQEDGKGAMLTEVSFMTYNEGDNNPQGYQAEIIQGRRTENHTKLNLDAVGGIATIVRNADMVRSKSRMFDIDNLSDYTFKYVGEIESRENPILIIGFSPSNDNIYNNNMGKIYIERETMAIVQIETQKDPEKIKAIVASSLEGKKSKNPVFILIEAKATIKYRKVHDKYFLSFVEVDNVRNGILGQESYRYSSNAKYILTRVEHISPKKLSTNYDVEEGFNKQVIAIPKLEGWNENNTMFFSEEERKILKDIRDLRN; encoded by the coding sequence ATGAAAAAGATATACTTTATTGTCTTTTTTCTTGGGAGTATTCATCTACATTCTCAAATAGTTTTGGATTCGATGACCAGGGAGCCAATACAGTTTGCCCACATCACTGATGAAAAAGGTCAGGGAACAACCACAAACGAAGTTGGAAAATTTTCAATTGATTATTTTGTCGAATCCAATAATATAGAATTCTCTCATTTAGCTTATCGAAAAAAAAATATCAAAAAAAATAACTTAAGTAAAAAGGATACAATTTGGTTGAGTCCTTATATTATCAGTTTGGAGGAGGTCTTTGTTAGGGGAGAAACCGCAAAGGATATTATAATAAAAGCTATTAAAAGCATCCCACAGAATATAATATCGAATCCATTTAATCTTTATGGCTTTTATCGTGAAAGTGTACAGGAAGATGGAAAAGGCGCTATGTTAACCGAAGTTTCTTTTATGACTTATAATGAAGGAGACAATAATCCCCAAGGCTATCAAGCAGAAATCATTCAGGGTCGTCGAACAGAAAACCACACAAAGCTAAATTTAGATGCCGTTGGGGGCATAGCCACGATTGTTCGGAACGCCGATATGGTACGTTCAAAAAGCAGAATGTTCGATATTGACAATCTTTCAGACTATACTTTCAAATATGTTGGAGAAATCGAATCTAGGGAAAACCCTATTCTCATTATCGGGTTCTCACCATCAAACGACAATATCTATAACAACAATATGGGTAAAATTTATATTGAAAGAGAAACCATGGCAATTGTTCAGATAGAAACGCAAAAAGATCCAGAAAAAATTAAAGCGATTGTGGCATCATCCCTTGAGGGGAAAAAATCAAAAAATCCTGTATTTATATTAATAGAGGCAAAAGCAACGATAAAATATCGTAAAGTCCATGATAAATATTTCCTTTCTTTTGTTGAAGTGGACAACGTTAGGAACGGCATTTTAGGCCAAGAAAGCTACAGGTACAGTTCAAACGCCAAATATATATTGACGCGTGTAGAACACATATCACCAAAAAAGTTGTCTACTAACTACGATGTTGAAGAAGGATTTAACAAACAAGTTATTGCAATACCAAAGTTGGAAGGCTGGAATGAGAACAATACAATGTTCTTTAGTGAAGAGGAAAGAAAGATATTAAAGGACATAAGGGATTTACGTAATTGA
- a CDS encoding HsdM family class I SAM-dependent methyltransferase: MIDFDIIEILGLEKAISVTSESNHISESQLVVINQVKDFGIDEIYFSTDENHNSYPAVFLKRVEKFDDGALLQVAKAQKKIWNFKKVIFLYVYSETEIRIYNCAEKPLIIKSDEFDYKKELKTLEIESYTFKDKTKLKQLQNLFSTIAIDTGIIWTLEEAYEIRKKISLQRRVDKYLVESLTYTAKQLQEEGLEINLIHKIIMRSLFLLYLEDRGATDEKFYSEIKNGAKSYFDILDDADKTYSLFKKLEEYFNGNVFTVDSNESISREHLKIIRKCFINGNDNSLQQNLFEDLRLFDFSIIQIELLSEIYENFLAEINPTLKQDTGTYYTPPSLVELILNEKLPISKTEKEFNVKVLDPTCGSGIFLVESFKRLVKRHENANTEKLTDFNELKKLLTNNIFGIEIHPQSIKVAAFSLYLALVDNLNPKTIWQNKDYRLPYLINDPSDDTLVEQGMNLFRADTIKENPEIEEIDFDLVVGNPPFGTKNLSQSIRDYSDKYGFAKEMVLPFLHKATKISENGEIALIFNTKVLTNTNGKYQSFREWLFNECYVEKIYNFSILRKVPEDFGGQLFGSATGPISVIFYRKNAPKKRSDTIIYYAPKTYIKSNVIEGVSIDSTDLKYLPREECQKPSTKIWKVAMWGGMSDFNIIEKISSRTVSMDAFLKNTQNGWSLPRAGLNGDIEHQDFIPEHVINSRHIQRFYTPSHALQKNDKYFRNIDKNIFEPPYVLFKKGQKNRKLTASYIDYFGYCTTACYVFNGNVESDNKKALTAIFNSKITTYILFMVSSSWGIEREQIFMDEVMDTPAIISLLNQENLSKIVGHFDKIMNGIKSDFFKKDYSQLEEKIDKVILKDVLGMTDREMVIINDSLEFSLDLFENKQKSKALLPITDVTDYAKRISSEINEFLQNQEIACSATTFKMPYFSPLMMIKLSFGVSESGVIKSKENLDEELRQLDKVLWRKKATNIYFRKKLNYKTGNEIFIVRPNQRRFWTQSMAIEDASELILEILNEV; encoded by the coding sequence ATGATTGATTTTGATATAATAGAAATTTTAGGTTTGGAAAAGGCTATCTCTGTTACTTCAGAATCTAATCATATTTCTGAAAGTCAGTTAGTTGTAATCAATCAAGTAAAAGATTTTGGTATTGATGAAATTTATTTCAGTACCGACGAAAATCATAACAGTTATCCAGCGGTTTTTTTAAAAAGGGTTGAAAAATTTGATGACGGGGCTCTTCTTCAAGTTGCAAAGGCTCAAAAAAAAATCTGGAATTTCAAAAAGGTAATTTTTCTATACGTTTATTCGGAAACTGAAATCCGTATTTACAATTGTGCCGAGAAACCTCTTATAATCAAATCAGATGAATTTGACTATAAGAAGGAGCTTAAGACACTCGAAATTGAGTCTTACACGTTCAAGGATAAAACCAAACTCAAACAGCTTCAAAATCTTTTTTCCACCATTGCCATCGATACAGGTATTATATGGACATTGGAAGAAGCCTATGAGATAAGAAAGAAAATTAGCCTTCAACGAAGGGTTGATAAATACCTTGTTGAGAGCCTTACCTATACTGCCAAGCAATTACAGGAAGAAGGGTTAGAAATTAACCTTATCCACAAAATAATAATGCGATCTCTATTTCTTCTGTATTTAGAAGATAGAGGTGCGACTGATGAAAAATTCTATTCTGAAATAAAAAATGGAGCAAAGTCTTATTTCGATATTTTAGACGATGCAGATAAAACATATTCCCTTTTTAAGAAACTAGAAGAATATTTTAATGGTAATGTTTTTACTGTAGATAGCAATGAGTCAATCTCTAGGGAACATTTAAAAATTATCCGAAAGTGCTTTATCAACGGCAATGATAATTCCTTGCAACAAAATCTTTTTGAAGACTTACGCCTTTTCGATTTTAGCATTATTCAAATAGAATTACTGAGCGAAATCTATGAGAATTTCCTTGCTGAAATAAACCCTACTTTAAAACAAGATACAGGTACTTATTACACACCACCCTCCCTAGTTGAGCTTATATTGAATGAGAAATTACCAATCTCTAAGACAGAAAAAGAATTTAATGTTAAGGTACTAGACCCTACTTGTGGTTCGGGGATTTTTTTGGTTGAAAGTTTTAAACGTCTAGTCAAACGTCACGAAAATGCAAATACAGAAAAGCTTACAGACTTTAATGAGCTCAAGAAGCTATTGACGAATAATATATTTGGTATAGAGATACACCCTCAGTCCATCAAGGTAGCTGCTTTTAGTCTTTATTTGGCTTTGGTAGATAACTTGAATCCTAAGACAATTTGGCAAAATAAAGACTATCGCTTACCATATCTGATAAATGACCCTTCGGATGATACTCTAGTTGAACAAGGCATGAATTTGTTTCGTGCAGATACTATAAAGGAGAATCCAGAAATTGAAGAAATAGATTTTGATTTGGTGGTGGGAAATCCACCTTTTGGAACTAAAAATCTATCCCAATCTATTCGGGATTATAGTGATAAATATGGGTTCGCTAAAGAAATGGTTCTACCATTTTTACACAAGGCAACCAAAATTTCAGAGAATGGCGAAATTGCCTTGATATTCAATACTAAAGTTTTAACAAATACTAATGGCAAATATCAATCCTTTCGAGAGTGGCTTTTTAATGAATGCTATGTAGAAAAGATATATAATTTTTCAATTCTAAGGAAAGTGCCAGAGGATTTTGGAGGTCAATTATTTGGTTCGGCAACAGGTCCAATTAGCGTTATATTTTATAGAAAAAATGCGCCTAAAAAGCGGTCAGACACAATTATCTATTATGCGCCTAAAACATATATAAAGTCAAATGTCATTGAAGGCGTAAGTATTGATAGTACTGATTTAAAATATCTTCCCAGAGAGGAATGTCAAAAACCATCCACTAAAATTTGGAAGGTTGCTATGTGGGGCGGAATGAGCGATTTTAATATAATTGAGAAAATATCAAGTAGAACTGTCTCGATGGACGCTTTTTTGAAAAACACCCAAAATGGTTGGAGTTTGCCTAGAGCTGGGCTAAATGGAGACATAGAGCATCAAGATTTTATTCCTGAGCATGTAATCAATTCAAGACACATCCAAAGATTTTACACCCCTAGTCATGCCTTGCAAAAGAACGATAAGTATTTTAGAAATATAGACAAAAATATATTTGAACCACCCTATGTATTATTTAAAAAGGGACAGAAGAACAGAAAGCTAACGGCATCATATATTGATTACTTCGGATATTGCACAACAGCCTGTTACGTTTTTAATGGAAATGTAGAAAGTGATAATAAGAAAGCTTTGACAGCTATTTTCAACTCAAAAATAACTACCTATATTTTATTTATGGTTAGTTCTTCCTGGGGAATAGAAAGAGAGCAAATTTTCATGGATGAAGTGATGGATACCCCAGCAATTATAAGTTTACTCAATCAAGAAAACTTATCAAAAATTGTAGGTCATTTTGATAAAATAATGAATGGGATTAAATCGGATTTTTTCAAAAAGGATTATTCTCAGTTAGAAGAAAAGATTGACAAAGTAATTTTGAAAGATGTTTTGGGAATGACCGATAGGGAAATGGTCATAATAAACGACAGCCTGGAATTCAGTCTTGACCTCTTCGAAAACAAGCAAAAATCAAAAGCTCTATTACCAATTACAGATGTAACGGATTATGCAAAACGGATTTCTTCAGAAATAAACGAATTTCTTCAGAATCAAGAAATAGCTTGTAGCGCTACGACTTTTAAAATGCCATATTTTTCACCATTAATGATGATTAAATTGTCTTTTGGCGTTAGCGAAAGTGGTGTAATAAAATCTAAGGAAAACTTGGATGAAGAGCTGAGACAACTCGATAAGGTTCTATGGCGAAAGAAAGCAACCAATATTTATTTCAGAAAAAAATTAAATTACAAAACAGGTAATGAAATTTTTATTGTTCGTCCCAATCAGAGGCGATTCTGGACTCAATCGATGGCTATTGAAGATGCTTCAGAATTAATACTGGAAATCCTTAATGAAGTATAG
- a CDS encoding zinc metalloprotease has protein sequence MDIIKLVDGKRNLQKINELYGIHKGVSANLLDNLLFGTLATYGIIESANVEIKKIGKPSYLKLSFTLLKNKTILPIVRLMSPLFSDKLFYFLLAIFSLVVFGTLIAHFNSIKIGLENLNFGQWALYILFAGTVLFFHEMGHAAACHRFGAKFGDIGFGFYLLSPVMFADVSDIWKLKPNKRIIVNLSGIYIELLIASILVLFFFITRTNNYLVYSSAISLSLLANLNPFLRYDGYWVLSDMIGVPNLRMASNKILKKVFQNETSIRHLRGKDFFLVFYALTSQILILIVLGGILLYDSNGIIKFPENVFTYLSEVFSGRSRPKFSDLYRFILPIIFYVTVFSFLFSYIKERQKK, from the coding sequence TTGGATATAATTAAATTAGTGGACGGTAAACGGAATCTTCAAAAGATAAATGAACTTTATGGTATACACAAAGGTGTGTCTGCCAATCTGCTTGACAATTTATTATTTGGTACCTTGGCCACTTACGGGATTATAGAATCAGCAAATGTTGAAATTAAGAAAATAGGAAAGCCCTCTTATTTAAAGCTAAGTTTCACATTGCTAAAGAATAAGACCATATTGCCAATAGTGAGGCTTATGTCCCCATTGTTCTCAGATAAATTATTTTACTTTTTACTGGCTATTTTTTCTTTGGTCGTTTTTGGAACATTAATCGCTCATTTTAACTCCATCAAAATAGGTCTTGAAAATCTCAACTTTGGTCAATGGGCATTATATATTTTATTTGCAGGTACAGTGTTGTTTTTCCATGAAATGGGACATGCTGCTGCCTGTCATCGATTTGGTGCTAAATTTGGGGATATTGGATTCGGTTTTTACCTACTTTCACCAGTGATGTTTGCCGATGTTTCAGATATATGGAAATTAAAACCGAATAAAAGAATCATCGTGAATCTATCTGGAATCTATATCGAATTACTGATTGCCTCCATATTGGTTTTATTTTTTTTTATAACTCGGACAAACAATTATTTAGTATACAGCTCGGCCATATCATTGTCATTGCTGGCTAATTTGAACCCTTTCCTTCGTTATGATGGATATTGGGTATTATCGGATATGATTGGGGTTCCAAACCTAAGAATGGCATCAAATAAAATTTTAAAAAAGGTTTTTCAAAATGAAACATCTATTCGTCACTTGAGAGGCAAAGATTTTTTTTTGGTATTTTATGCACTGACGAGTCAAATACTGATATTAATTGTACTAGGCGGAATATTGCTTTATGATTCGAATGGTATAATAAAATTCCCGGAAAATGTTTTTACTTATTTATCAGAGGTATTTTCAGGACGCTCAAGACCAAAATTCTCGGATTTGTATAGGTTTATATTACCCATCATTTTTTATGTTACTGTATTCAGTTTTCTATTTTCATATATAAAGGAGCGACAAAAAAAATGA